Within Nosocomiicoccus ampullae, the genomic segment GACGATCTAAACCTAAACGAATTGCCTCTTCTAAAGCGACAACAAATTCATTTCTACAATCCGGATAACCGCTATAATCTGTATCACTTACTCCAGTCACAATCGTATCTGCACCAATTTGATACGCTGCGATACTTGCGATATTAAAAAATAATATGTTGCGACCTGGCACAAATGTATTCGGCACGTCACCGCTGCTTTCAATATCGATATCTCTCGTTAACGCATTTTCTGTTAAATCATTAATTAACGACACATCGACAACAATGTTTTTTACGTTAAAATCTTTTGCAATCTTTTGTGCAATTTCAACCTCTTCAGCGTGTCTTTGGTTATAGTGAAACGTAATTGTTTCTACTTCATCGTAGTGTTTAAGTGCATATGCTAAACATGTTGTGCTATCTTGCCCACCACTAAATACAATTAATGCTTTAGACATATAAACTTCCTATCTATTATCAATTTTTTCAGGGTACATATCATGTTCAAAGAGACGTTTTTCAGCCATTTTTTCAAACTTAGTCCCTGGTTTACCATAATTTGCATAAGGATCTATTGAAATACCACCGCGCGGTGTGAATTTACCCCAAACTTCAATATACTTCGGATCCATTAACTCAATTAAATCTTTCATAATCATATTTACTGCGGATTCATGGAATC encodes:
- the queC gene encoding 7-cyano-7-deazaguanine synthase QueC — encoded protein: MSKALIVFSGGQDSTTCLAYALKHYDEVETITFHYNQRHAEEVEIAQKIAKDFNVKNIVVDVSLINDLTENALTRDIDIESSGDVPNTFVPGRNILFFNIASIAAYQIGADTIVTGVSDTDYSGYPDCRNEFVVALEEAIRLGLDRHIKIDTPLMDKDKSEVWEMADDLDVFQYIKEETLTCYNGIKGSGCGECPACILRNEGLKQYERKKSN